One stretch of Prochlorococcus marinus XMU1402 DNA includes these proteins:
- the rodA gene encoding rod shape-determining protein RodA, whose translation MFRRISLLNKRGFLSKKDNFNRGLLFSPLLLIPLFLVIVSGLLIKSVQESLIVSNYLSHILTGFLGYFLAFFISYIPLERIRKYLVPFYLFTLVSLLLIYFFGISVSGAQRWLNLGIFSFQPSEVAKLSTVLTLALVLDKKLVLTTRDLILPLLVVIIPWLLIFFQPDLGTSLVLLVLTSVMLYWSQMPIEWILILMFCIFTSILYLTLPTLLIFWIPVIGYLAYRSSRKKIIFSALAISFHLLVAKLTPFLWEYGLKEYQKDRLVLFLDPNRDPLGGGYHLIQSQIAIGSGGLFGTGLLRGKLTNLQFIPEQHTDFIFSALGEELGFVGCIIVLFLFFFLIKNLINTATNARTNFESLIVIGIASTFLFQIIINLFMTIGLGPVTGIPLPFMSYGRTSLVTNFISIGFVLSILKRSRSLRS comes from the coding sequence ATGTTTAGGAGAATTTCTTTATTAAATAAGAGAGGATTTTTATCAAAAAAAGACAACTTTAATAGAGGTTTATTATTTTCTCCACTACTTTTAATTCCTTTGTTTTTAGTTATTGTTTCAGGTTTATTAATAAAAAGTGTTCAGGAAAGTTTAATTGTATCGAATTATTTAAGTCATATCCTTACTGGTTTTCTAGGTTATTTTTTAGCATTTTTTATTTCTTATATACCTTTAGAGAGAATTAGAAAATATTTAGTTCCATTCTATTTGTTTACTTTAGTATCCTTATTACTAATTTATTTTTTTGGGATCTCAGTTTCTGGAGCTCAAAGATGGCTAAACTTGGGTATCTTTTCTTTTCAGCCTTCAGAAGTAGCTAAACTAAGTACTGTATTAACTCTCGCTTTAGTACTCGACAAAAAATTAGTCTTAACAACAAGAGATTTAATATTGCCTCTCTTAGTAGTAATAATTCCTTGGTTATTAATTTTCTTTCAACCTGACTTAGGTACCTCTTTAGTTTTACTAGTTTTGACAAGTGTGATGCTTTATTGGTCACAAATGCCCATAGAGTGGATTTTGATATTAATGTTTTGTATTTTCACTTCTATATTATATTTAACCTTACCAACTCTTCTTATTTTCTGGATTCCAGTTATAGGGTATCTTGCTTATAGATCTTCGAGAAAGAAAATTATTTTTTCTGCTCTGGCTATTTCGTTTCATTTATTAGTGGCAAAATTGACACCATTTTTATGGGAATATGGCTTAAAAGAATACCAAAAAGATAGATTAGTTTTATTTTTAGATCCAAATAGAGATCCATTAGGTGGCGGATATCATTTGATTCAGAGTCAAATTGCAATTGGTTCTGGAGGATTATTTGGTACTGGTTTGCTAAGAGGTAAGCTGACTAATTTGCAATTTATACCAGAACAACATACTGATTTTATATTCAGCGCTTTAGGAGAAGAATTGGGTTTTGTTGGGTGCATAATAGTTCTATTCTTGTTCTTTTTTTTGATTAAAAATCTTATTAATACTGCAACAAATGCTAGGACTAACTTTGAATCTCTAATTGTTATTGGAATAGCCTCAACTTTTTTATTCCAAATAATTATTAATTTATTTATGACTATTGGGTTAGGACCAGTTACTGGAATTCCTCTTCCTTTTATGAGCTATGGTCGAACTTCATTGGTTACGAATTTTATATCAATTGGATTTGTTTTATCTATATTGAAACGTTCTAGATCATTAAGAAGTTGA
- a CDS encoding Mrp/NBP35 family ATP-binding protein, with protein sequence MTTIEDANFALQKVLDAGSQKNVIELAWIKNVRVSIPRVIVTLSLPSFAISQRDRIVQEVRKLLLDFDDIDDVQIEIDNNPSKTESKTQSNVTELQKIDGIRHIIAVSSGKGGVGKSTIAVNLACSLAKLGLKTGLLDSDIYGPNTPSMMGVAEQNPKVTEGSGSDQRLIPINKYGISLVSMGFLIEEGQPVIWRGPMLNSIIRQFLYQVEWNNLDFLVIDLPPGTGDAQISLSQSVPISGAIVVTTPQQVSLQDARRGLAMFKQLGVPLLGIVENMSVFIPPDMPSKKYEIFGKGGGQTLAKENDLPLLAQIPIEIPLVDESNKGVPISISQPNRESSIAFGNLAKLIKNQFVNR encoded by the coding sequence ATGACCACAATAGAAGATGCGAATTTTGCTTTACAAAAAGTTTTAGATGCTGGATCACAGAAAAATGTTATTGAATTAGCTTGGATCAAAAATGTAAGAGTATCTATACCGAGAGTAATCGTAACATTATCATTACCATCATTTGCGATTTCTCAGAGAGATAGAATTGTGCAAGAGGTTAGAAAACTATTACTTGATTTTGACGATATTGATGATGTTCAAATAGAGATAGATAATAATCCTTCTAAAACAGAATCTAAAACTCAAAGTAATGTTACTGAGTTACAGAAAATAGACGGAATTCGACACATAATAGCTGTTAGCAGTGGTAAAGGTGGAGTGGGAAAGAGTACCATTGCAGTTAATCTAGCTTGTTCTCTAGCTAAATTAGGCTTAAAAACTGGTTTGTTGGATTCGGATATATATGGACCTAATACTCCCTCAATGATGGGAGTTGCAGAACAGAATCCAAAGGTTACAGAAGGTAGTGGCAGTGATCAAAGGTTGATTCCAATAAATAAATATGGAATTTCATTGGTATCAATGGGTTTCCTCATAGAAGAAGGTCAGCCAGTTATATGGAGAGGACCAATGCTTAATAGTATTATTCGACAATTTTTGTACCAAGTTGAATGGAATAATCTTGATTTTTTGGTTATTGATTTGCCTCCAGGCACAGGAGATGCACAAATATCCCTTTCTCAATCTGTTCCTATTTCTGGAGCTATTGTTGTAACTACTCCTCAACAAGTATCTTTGCAAGATGCAAGGAGGGGGTTAGCAATGTTCAAACAACTCGGAGTGCCTTTACTAGGAATTGTAGAAAACATGTCAGTATTTATTCCGCCGGATATGCCAAGTAAAAAATATGAAATTTTTGGTAAAGGTGGTGGACAAACATTAGCTAAAGAAAATGATTTACCATTATTAGCCCAAATTCCTATTGAAATTCCTCTCGTTGATGAAAGTAATAAAGGTGTGCCAATCTCAATAAGCCAGCCTAATAGAGAAAGTTCTATTGCATTTGGTAATTTAGCTAAATTAATTAAGAATCAATTTGTTAATAGATAA
- the hemF gene encoding oxygen-dependent coproporphyrinogen oxidase: MFREPPKNSREKTKNLLLTLQDKICSGLENIDGKGKFIEESWLREEGGGGRSRVLKNGSIFEQAGVNFSEVQGKELPQSIISQRPEAKGHKWFATGTSMVLHPKNPYIPTVHLNYRYFEAGPVWWFGGGADLTPFYPYLSDVRNFHNEHKKACEKVDKDLHKVFKPWCDEYFFLKHRNESRGIGGIFYDYQDGSGNIYRGNNPNGEASRASQNIGESNLNWENLFSLAENCGQAFLPSYLPIIEKRANQKYTSKEREFQLYRRGRYVEFNLVWDRGTIFGLQTNGRTESILMSLPPLARWEYGYKAKKGSREEFLTSIFTKPQDWLNDKDLEKFCIENNIFD; this comes from the coding sequence ATGTTCAGAGAACCTCCTAAAAACTCGAGAGAGAAAACTAAAAATCTCTTATTAACTCTACAAGACAAAATTTGTTCAGGACTTGAAAATATTGATGGCAAAGGGAAATTTATAGAAGAATCCTGGCTAAGAGAGGAAGGTGGCGGTGGAAGATCAAGAGTATTGAAAAATGGTTCTATTTTTGAGCAAGCAGGAGTAAATTTCTCTGAAGTACAGGGAAAAGAATTACCTCAATCTATAATCTCTCAAAGGCCTGAAGCAAAAGGTCATAAATGGTTTGCTACGGGAACTTCTATGGTTTTGCATCCTAAGAATCCCTATATTCCAACAGTTCATCTGAATTATCGATATTTCGAAGCTGGTCCTGTTTGGTGGTTTGGAGGGGGTGCAGATTTGACCCCTTTTTATCCTTATCTTTCTGACGTGAGAAATTTTCATAACGAGCATAAAAAAGCTTGTGAGAAAGTTGATAAAGATTTGCATAAAGTTTTCAAACCCTGGTGTGATGAATATTTCTTTTTGAAGCATAGAAATGAATCTAGAGGCATAGGAGGTATTTTTTATGATTATCAAGATGGTTCAGGCAATATTTATAGAGGAAATAATCCAAATGGAGAGGCATCAAGAGCTTCACAAAATATCGGCGAATCTAATTTAAATTGGGAAAATTTGTTTTCTTTAGCAGAAAACTGTGGGCAGGCATTCCTCCCTTCATATTTACCAATTATTGAAAAAAGAGCTAATCAAAAATATACATCCAAAGAAAGAGAATTCCAGCTATATCGCAGAGGTAGATATGTAGAATTCAATTTAGTTTGGGATAGAGGGACAATTTTTGGACTTCAAACAAACGGCAGGACCGAATCTATATTAATGTCCTTACCGCCTCTAGCTAGATGGGAATATGGGTATAAAGCTAAAAAAGGTTCTCGAGAAGAATTTCTCACATCAATTTTTACAAAACCCCAAGATTGGTTAAATGATAAAGATTTAGAGAAATTCTGTATTGAGAATAATATCTTTGATTAA
- a CDS encoding cofactor assembly of complex C subunit B: protein MSYSLNSTLLLTILLAIGLFFFLRASSKDRTTVVEISSSQQPVKVLNGLCEWLNLRGWKQAGGDFEQRILIFKGQVVSSKFLAIFLGFLGGFGSCALGLVIIQIYPELGWWPILLGLIGGPLSGIVYFKKSAREEKFELRLINENDNDSTFMRLRAHRDELISLENELGEKLQLKSDGSLFKTPI, encoded by the coding sequence ATGTCCTATTCCTTAAATTCAACGTTATTGCTGACAATTCTTTTGGCCATAGGATTATTTTTTTTTCTTAGGGCTTCTAGTAAAGATAGAACTACTGTCGTTGAGATTTCATCTTCTCAGCAGCCAGTAAAGGTCTTAAATGGTTTATGTGAATGGCTTAATTTGAGGGGATGGAAGCAAGCGGGAGGAGATTTTGAACAAAGAATTTTAATATTCAAGGGACAAGTCGTTTCTAGTAAATTTTTAGCAATTTTTTTAGGTTTTCTTGGCGGTTTTGGTTCTTGTGCTTTGGGATTAGTAATTATTCAAATATATCCTGAATTAGGTTGGTGGCCAATTCTTTTAGGATTAATTGGGGGACCTTTGTCTGGCATTGTTTATTTTAAAAAATCAGCAAGAGAGGAGAAATTTGAATTAAGGTTAATCAATGAAAATGATAATGATTCAACTTTTATGAGATTAAGAGCGCATAGAGATGAATTAATCTCTTTAGAAAATGAACTTGGAGAAAAACTTCAATTAAAAAGTGACGGTTCTTTATTTAAAACACCTATTTAA
- a CDS encoding ribonuclease D encodes MTSENKNIDLLYSDLTEDLYNLYKNSSYLAIDTEAMGLIHGRDRLCLVQICDEFKRTSCIKIELNTFSSPNLKALLEDDKITKIFHYARFDIAALKCNLEINTKNIFCTKIASKLARTYTNKHGLKDLINELLGIELDKSAQSSDWGSNEDLTKDQLDYAANDVRYLIEAMHKLKVILKRENRYELAQKCFETVPVHADLDILKFSNIFEH; translated from the coding sequence ATGACATCTGAAAATAAAAATATTGATCTTCTGTATAGCGATTTAACTGAAGATTTGTACAATCTTTATAAAAATTCGTCTTACCTAGCTATTGATACTGAAGCAATGGGTTTAATTCATGGAAGAGATAGACTCTGTTTAGTACAAATATGTGATGAATTCAAAAGAACATCCTGTATAAAAATCGAACTTAATACATTTTCTTCACCTAATTTAAAAGCACTTCTTGAAGATGACAAAATTACTAAAATCTTTCACTATGCAAGATTTGATATAGCAGCTCTAAAATGTAATCTTGAAATTAATACAAAAAATATCTTTTGTACAAAAATTGCTAGTAAATTGGCAAGAACTTATACAAATAAGCACGGTTTAAAAGATTTAATTAATGAATTGTTAGGTATAGAATTAGACAAAAGCGCACAAAGCAGTGATTGGGGTAGCAACGAAGATTTAACAAAAGATCAATTAGATTATGCAGCAAATGATGTTAGATATTTAATTGAAGCTATGCATAAATTAAAAGTTATATTAAAGAGAGAAAATAGATATGAATTAGCTCAAAAATGTTTCGAAACAGTTCCTGTACATGCTGATTTAGACATACTAAAATTCTCAAATATTTTTGAACATTAA